The following proteins are co-located in the Vigna unguiculata cultivar IT97K-499-35 chromosome 9, ASM411807v1, whole genome shotgun sequence genome:
- the LOC114163947 gene encoding beta-galactosidase 6: MEKWLVMVMVLVSWRICNAREAFCAKSEVTYDGRSLIIDGQRKILFAGSIHYPRSTPQMWPNLIAKAKEGGVDVIQTYVFWNLHEPQPGKYDFSGRNDLVGFIKEAKAQGMYVCLRIGPFIESEWTYGGFPFWLHDIPGIVYRTDNEPFKFYMQNFTTKIVNMMKEEGLYASQGGPIILSQIENEYNNIQRAFGQAASQYVQWAAKMAVGLDTGVPWIMCKQTDAPDPVINTCNGMKCGETFTGPNSPNKPALWTENWTSFYQVYGGQPYIRSAEDLAFHVSLFIARNGSYVNYYMYHGGTNFGRTSSAYVITAYYDQAPLDEYGLLRQPKYGHLKQLHTAIKSCSTTLLQGVQRNFSLGQLQEGYVFEEEKGGCVAFLINNDIQKKVTVQFRNRSYELLPKSISILPDCQNVAFNTANVNTTSNQRIISPKQKLSSVDVWKQFQDVIPSFEDTSVKSNSFLEQMNTTKDQTDYLWYIHRFENNLSCSKPTLRVQSAAHVAHAFVNNTYIGGAHGNHDVKNFTLELPVTLHEGTNNLSILSVMVGLPDSGAFLERRFAGLISVQLDCSEKESLSLTNSLWGYKIGLLGEQLQAYKGENSSGIEWSQLGNIKEQTLVWYKTAFDTPKGDDPVVLDLGSMGKGEAWVNGQGIGRYWILFHDSKGNPSQSLYHVPRSFLKDSGNVLVLVEEGGGNPLGISLDTVSVTDLDQKFSKLSFPSSA, translated from the exons ATGGAGAAGTGGTTGGTGATGGTAATGGTGTTAGTGTCATGGAGAATCTGTAATGCAAGGGAAGCGTTTTGTGCTAAATCTGAGGTAACATACGATGGAAGATCTCTCATCATTGATGGACAGAGGAAAATTCTCTTCGCTGGTTCAATTCATTATCCTCGCAGCACTCCTCAG ATGTGGCCAAATTTGATAGCGAAAGCAAAGGAAGGAGGAGTGGACGTTATTCAAACCTATGTGTTTTGGAATCTTCACGAGCCCCAACCAGGAAAG TATGATTTCAGTGGGCGAAATGACCTTGTCGGATTCATAAAGGAAGCTAAAGCTCAAGGAATGTATGTTTGCCTAAGAATTGGACCTTTCATTGAGAGTGAATGGACCTATGG GGGCTTTCCTTTCTGGTTACATGATATCCCTGGCATTGTCTACCGAACGGATAATGAGCCATTCAAG TTTTACATGCAAAATTTTACTACAAAAATTGTGAACATGATGAAAGAAGAGGGCTTATATGCTTCCCAAGGAGGCCCAATTATATTGTCGCAG ATTGAAAATGAATACAATAATATTCAAAGGGCATTTGGCCAAGCAGCATCGCAGTATGTTCAATGGGCTGCAAAAATGGCTGTGGGACTTGACACCGGCGTTCCATGGATTATGTGCAAACAAACTGATGCTCCTGATCCTGTG ATAAACACATGCAACGGCATGAAATGCGGAGAAACTTTCACTGGACCAAATTCCCCCAATAAACCTGCTTTGTGGACTGAGAATTGGACTTCTTT CTATCAAGTATATGGTGGACAGCCGTACATAAGGTCTGCTGAAGATCTAGCATTTCATGTCAGCCTTTTTATTGCAAGAAATGGAAGCTATGTCAACTATTATATG TACCATGGAGGAACCAACTTTGGGAGAACAAGCTCTGCTTATGTTATAACAGCCTATTATGATCAAGCTCCACTTGATGAATATG GTTTACTCAGGCAACCCAAGTATGGACATCTCAAGCAGTTACATACTGCAATAAAGTCTTGCTCTACCACTTTACTACAAGGAGTGCAGAGGAACTTCTCTTTGGGTCAACTGCAGGAA GGTTATGtctttgaagaagaaaaaggaggaTGTGTTGCATTCCTTATAAACAATGATATACAAAAGAAGGTCACTGTGCAATTCCGCAACAGATCATACGAATTGCTCCCCAAGTCAATTAGCATCTTACCTGATTGTCAAAATGTGGCTTTCAACACTGCAAAT GTAAATACCACAAGCAACCAAAGGATCATAAGTCCTAAACAAAAACTCAGTTCAGTGGATGTTTGGAAGCAATTCCAAGATGTCATTCCAAGCTTTGAAGACACCTCAGTAAAATCAAATTCATTTCTTGAGCAAATGAATACAACCAAAGACCAAACGGATTACCTTTGGTATATTCATAG GtttgaaaacaatttatctTGCAGCAAACCAACACTTAGAGTTCAGTCTGCTGCTCATGTTGCCCATGCATTTGTGAACAACACATACATAG GAGGGGCACATGGAAATCATGATGTGAAAAATTTCACCTTAGAGCTCCCAGTTACATTACATGAAGGGACAAACAACCTTTCTATACTTAGTGTTATGGTTGGACTTCCG GATTCAGGGGCGTTTCTTGAAAGAAGGTTCGCTGGTTTAATCAGTGTGCAACTTGATTGCAGCGAAAAAGAGTCTCTTAGTTTGACCAATTCCTTGTGGGGTTATAAG ATTGGATTACTGGGGGAGCAATTACAAGCATATAAAGGAGAAAATAGCAGTGGTATTGAATGGAGTCAACTGGGGAATATTAAGGAACAAACGCTCGTTTGGTATAAG ACTGCATTTGACACACCAAAGGGAGATGACCCTGTTGTCTTGGACCTTGGTTCAATGGGAAAAGGTGAGGCTTGGGTGAATGGACAAGGCATTGGTCGTTATTGGATCTTGTTTCACGATTCCAAAGGCAACCCTTCACAATCACT GTATCATGTGCCTCGGTCTTTCCTCAAAGACTCTGGAAACGTTTTGGTTTTGGTGGAGGAAGGTGGTGGGAACCCTCTTGGCATCTCCTTGGACACTGTTTCAGTCACAGATTTAGAccaaaaattttctaaattatcaTTTCCCTCTTCTGCTTAG